The Pongo abelii isolate AG06213 chromosome 20, NHGRI_mPonAbe1-v2.0_pri, whole genome shotgun sequence genome window below encodes:
- the PRKCSH gene encoding glucosidase 2 subunit beta isoform X7, with the protein MLLPLLLLLPMCWAVEVKRPRGVSLTNHHFYDESKPFTCLDGSATIPFDQVNDDYCDCKDGSDEPGTAACPNGSFHCTNTGYKPLYIPSNRVNDGVCDCCDGTDEYNSGVICENTCKEKGRKERESLQQMAEVTREGFRLKKILIEDWKKAREEKQKKLIELQAGKKSLEDQVEMLRTVKEEAEKPEREAKEQHQKLWEEQLAAAKAQREQELAADAFKELDDDMDGTVSVTELQTHPELDTDGDGALSEAEAQALLSGDTQTDATSFYDRVWAAIRDKYRSEALPTDLPAPSAPDLTEPKEEQPPVPSPPTEEEEEEEEEEEAEEEEEEEDSEVQGEQPKEAPPPLSPPQPASPAEEDKMPPYDEQTQAFIDAAQEARNKFEEAERSLKDMEESIRNLEQEISFDFGPNGEFAYLYSQCYELTTNDTWGSWAGPDHDKFSAMKYEQGTGCWQGPNRSTTVRLLCGKDTMVTSTTEPSRCEYLMELMTPAACAEPPPPEAPTEDDHDEL; encoded by the exons ATGCTGCTGCCGCTGCTTCTGCTCCTACCCATGTGCTGGGCCGTGGAGGTCAAGAGGCCCCGGGGCGTCTCCCTCACCA ATCATCACTTCTACGATGAGTCCAAGCCTTTCACCTGCCTGGACGGTTCGGCCACCATCCCATTTGATCAGGTCAACGATGACTATTGTGACTGCAAGGATGGCTCTGACGAGCCAG GCACGGCTGCCTGTCCTAACGGCAGCTTCCACTGCACCAACACTGGCTATAAGCCCCTGTATATCCCCTCCAACCGGGTCAACGATGGTGTTTGTG aCTGCTGCGATGGAACAGACGAGTACAACAGCGGCGTCATTTGTGAGAACACCTGCAA AGAGAAGGGCCGTAAGGAGAGAGAGTCCCTGCAGCAGATGGCCGAGGTCACCCGCGAAGGGTTCCGTCTGAAGAAGATCCTTATTGAGGACTGGAAGAAGGCACGGGAGGAGAAGCAG AAAAAGCTCATTGAGCTACAGGCTGGGAAGAAGTCTCTGGAAGACCAGGTGGAGATGCTGCGGACAGTGAAGGAGGAAGCCGAGAAGCCAGAGAGAGAGGCCAAAGAGCAGCACCAGAAGCTGTGGGAAG AGCAGCTGGCTGCTGCCAAGGCCCAACGGGAGCAGGAGCTGGCGGCTGATGCCTTCAAGGAGCTGGATGACGACATGGACGGGAC GGTCTCGGTGACGGAACTGCAGACTCACCCGGAACTGGACACAGATGGGGATGGGGCGTTGTCAGAAGCGGAAGCTCAG GCCCTCCTCAGTGGGGACACACAGACAGACGCCACCTCTTTCTACGACCGCGTCTGGGCTGCCATCAGGGACAAGTACCGGTCCGAG GCACTGCCCACCGACCTTCCAGCACCTTCTGCCCCTGACTTGACGGAGCCCAAGGAGGAGCAGCCACCAGTGCCCTCGCCGCctacagaggaggaggaggaggaggaggaagaagaggaggctgaagaagaggaggaggaggaggattccGAGGTGCAGGGGGAGCAGCCCAAG GAGGCCCCACCGCCACTGTCACCCCCGCAGCCGGCCAGCCCTGCCGAGGAAGACAAAATGCCGCCCTACGACGAGCAGACACAGGCCTTCATCGATG CTGCCCAGGAGGCCCGCAACAAGTTCGAGGAGGCCGAGCGGTCGCTGAAGGACATGGAGGAGTCCATCAG GAACCTGGAGCAAGAGATTTCTTTTGACTTTGGCCCCAACGGGGAGTTTGCTTACCTATACAGCCAGTGCTACGAGCTCACCACCAACGA CACCTGGGGCTCATGGGCTGGCCCCGACCACGACAAGTTCAGTGCTATGAAGTATGAGCAAGGCACGGGCTGCTGGCAGGGCCCCAACCGCTCCACCACC GTGCGCCTCCTGTGCGGGAAAGACACCATGGTGACCAGCACCACAGAGCCCAGTCGCTGCGAGTACCTCATGGAGCTGATGACGCCGGCCGCCTGCGCGGAGCCACCGCCGCCTGAAGCACCCACCGAAGACGACCATGACGAGCTCTAG
- the PRKCSH gene encoding glucosidase 2 subunit beta isoform X8 — MLLPLLLLLPMCWAVEVKRPRGVSLTNHHFYDESKPFTCLDGSATIPFDQVNDDYCDCKDGSDEPGTAACPNGSFHCTNTGYKPLYIPSNRVNDGVCDCCDGTDEYNSGVICENTCKEKGRKERESLQQMAEVTREGFRLKKILIEDWKKAREEKQKKLIELQAGKKSLEDQVEMLRTVKEEAEKPEREAKEQHQKLWEEQLAAAKAQREQELAADAFKELDDDMDGTVSVTELQTHPELDTDGDGALSEAEAQALLSGDTQTDATSFYDRVWAAIRDKYRSEALPTDLPAPSAPDLTEPKEEQPPVPSPPTEEEEEEEEEEEAEEEEEEEDSEEAPPPLSPPQPASPAEEDKMPPYDEQTQAFIDAAQEARNKFEEAERSLKDMEESIRNLEQEISFDFGPNGEFAYLYSQCYELTTNDTWGSWAGPDHDKFSAMKYEQGTGCWQGPNRSTTVRLLCGKDTMVTSTTEPSRCEYLMELMTPAACAEPPPPEAPTEDDHDEL, encoded by the exons ATGCTGCTGCCGCTGCTTCTGCTCCTACCCATGTGCTGGGCCGTGGAGGTCAAGAGGCCCCGGGGCGTCTCCCTCACCA ATCATCACTTCTACGATGAGTCCAAGCCTTTCACCTGCCTGGACGGTTCGGCCACCATCCCATTTGATCAGGTCAACGATGACTATTGTGACTGCAAGGATGGCTCTGACGAGCCAG GCACGGCTGCCTGTCCTAACGGCAGCTTCCACTGCACCAACACTGGCTATAAGCCCCTGTATATCCCCTCCAACCGGGTCAACGATGGTGTTTGTG aCTGCTGCGATGGAACAGACGAGTACAACAGCGGCGTCATTTGTGAGAACACCTGCAA AGAGAAGGGCCGTAAGGAGAGAGAGTCCCTGCAGCAGATGGCCGAGGTCACCCGCGAAGGGTTCCGTCTGAAGAAGATCCTTATTGAGGACTGGAAGAAGGCACGGGAGGAGAAGCAG AAAAAGCTCATTGAGCTACAGGCTGGGAAGAAGTCTCTGGAAGACCAGGTGGAGATGCTGCGGACAGTGAAGGAGGAAGCCGAGAAGCCAGAGAGAGAGGCCAAAGAGCAGCACCAGAAGCTGTGGGAAG AGCAGCTGGCTGCTGCCAAGGCCCAACGGGAGCAGGAGCTGGCGGCTGATGCCTTCAAGGAGCTGGATGACGACATGGACGGGAC GGTCTCGGTGACGGAACTGCAGACTCACCCGGAACTGGACACAGATGGGGATGGGGCGTTGTCAGAAGCGGAAGCTCAG GCCCTCCTCAGTGGGGACACACAGACAGACGCCACCTCTTTCTACGACCGCGTCTGGGCTGCCATCAGGGACAAGTACCGGTCCGAG GCACTGCCCACCGACCTTCCAGCACCTTCTGCCCCTGACTTGACGGAGCCCAAGGAGGAGCAGCCACCAGTGCCCTCGCCGCctacagaggaggaggaggaggaggaggaagaagaggaggctgaagaagaggaggaggaggaggattccGAG GAGGCCCCACCGCCACTGTCACCCCCGCAGCCGGCCAGCCCTGCCGAGGAAGACAAAATGCCGCCCTACGACGAGCAGACACAGGCCTTCATCGATG CTGCCCAGGAGGCCCGCAACAAGTTCGAGGAGGCCGAGCGGTCGCTGAAGGACATGGAGGAGTCCATCAG GAACCTGGAGCAAGAGATTTCTTTTGACTTTGGCCCCAACGGGGAGTTTGCTTACCTATACAGCCAGTGCTACGAGCTCACCACCAACGA CACCTGGGGCTCATGGGCTGGCCCCGACCACGACAAGTTCAGTGCTATGAAGTATGAGCAAGGCACGGGCTGCTGGCAGGGCCCCAACCGCTCCACCACC GTGCGCCTCCTGTGCGGGAAAGACACCATGGTGACCAGCACCACAGAGCCCAGTCGCTGCGAGTACCTCATGGAGCTGATGACGCCGGCCGCCTGCGCGGAGCCACCGCCGCCTGAAGCACCCACCGAAGACGACCATGACGAGCTCTAG